In Leisingera sp. NJS204, the following are encoded in one genomic region:
- a CDS encoding tyrosine-type recombinase/integrase — protein MRYQRAAKKIPVALSAEDVSRLLETAPGPGLRCRAAFSVAFGVAHGFAGVRKKVPPHRLRHSFATHLPGAGTDIRVIQVLPGHAKPETTTKGGGQHLSGCSQPP, from the coding sequence ATGCGTTATCAGCGGGCAGCCAAGAAGATCCCCGTGGCGCTGAGCGCCGAGGACGTGTCACGCCTTCTGGAAACCGCGCCCGGACCTGGATTGCGATGCCGCGCTGCCTTTAGCGTGGCTTTCGGCGTGGCGCACGGCTTCGCCGGGGTCAGGAAGAAGGTGCCACCCCACAGGCTGAGGCACAGCTTTGCAACCCATCTGCCGGGGGCCGGGACTGATATCCGGGTCATTCAGGTTTTGCCCGGGCACGCCAAGCCGGAGACCACCACCAAAGGTGGCGGCCAACACCTTTCAGGATGTAGCCAGCCCCCTTGA
- a CDS encoding DUF2237 family protein has protein sequence MKKDDSINVLGGPLAPCSTAPVTGFFRDGHCNTCAEDQGSHTVCVVMTAEFLAFSKYVGNDLSTPRAEFGFAGLQPGDRWCLCAARFLQAADEGCAPKVHLEATHQRALEIVPLSILQSYAADPA, from the coding sequence ATGAAAAAAGACGACAGCATCAATGTTCTGGGCGGCCCGCTGGCGCCTTGCTCCACTGCGCCGGTGACCGGATTTTTCCGCGATGGGCATTGCAACACCTGCGCCGAGGATCAGGGCAGCCATACAGTTTGCGTGGTGATGACCGCGGAATTCCTGGCGTTCAGCAAATACGTCGGCAATGACCTGTCGACCCCGCGGGCCGAGTTCGGCTTTGCCGGCCTGCAGCCCGGCGACCGCTGGTGCCTGTGCGCGGCCCGGTTCCTGCAGGCAGCGGATGAGGGCTGCGCCCCCAAGGTGCATCTTGAGGCCACCCATCAGCGAGCACTCGAGATTGTGCCGCTCAGCATTCTGCAAAGCTATGCCGCCGATCCGGCCTGA
- a CDS encoding site-specific integrase, with protein sequence MTGQYFPKLRQRFAEDMQIKGLQPKTQTMHLRAMRGLARFPGHAPNSATPEELRAFQLDMKERGVGAPTFNNRLTVLSFFYATRCLRPESEGGKENDPVTRFPAERGACVISGQPRRSPWR encoded by the coding sequence GTGACCGGTCAATATTTTCCCAAACTGCGCCAGCGTTTTGCCGAAGACATGCAAATCAAGGGGCTGCAGCCGAAGACGCAAACGATGCATTTGCGGGCGATGCGCGGCCTCGCCCGGTTTCCGGGGCATGCGCCGAATAGCGCGACGCCGGAGGAGTTGCGGGCATTTCAGCTTGATATGAAGGAACGGGGCGTTGGTGCGCCAACCTTCAATAACCGGTTGACGGTGCTGAGCTTCTTCTATGCAACCAGGTGTCTGCGCCCGGAGAGTGAAGGCGGAAAGGAAAACGATCCTGTCACTCGTTTTCCCGCTGAACGCGGCGCATGCGTTATCAGCGGGCAGCCAAGAAGATCCCCGTGGCGCTGA
- the ychF gene encoding redox-regulated ATPase YchF produces the protein MGFKMGIVGLPNVGKSTLFNALTKTASAQAANFPFCTIEPNVGEVGVPDARLDKLAAIAGSKQIIPTRMTFVDIAGLVKGASQGEGLGNQFLANIRETDAIAHVLRCFEDGDVTHVEGRVDPVADAEVIETELMLSDLESIEKRRANLVRKLKGNDKEALQQDRLLAAAQAMLEDGKPARLVEVDADDAKAWKMLQLLTTKPVLYVCNVGESESVEGNAHSAKVAEMAAAQGNSHVIISAQIEEEISQLDADEAQMFLEEMGLAEAGLDRLIRAGYELLHLETYFTVGPKEARAWTIRTGTAAPQAAGVIHGDFEKGFIRAETIAYDEFIACNGEQGAKEAGKMRAEGKSYVVKDGDVLHFLFSK, from the coding sequence ATGGGCTTTAAGATGGGAATCGTCGGCCTGCCCAACGTGGGTAAATCGACGCTGTTCAATGCGCTCACCAAAACCGCCTCGGCGCAGGCGGCCAATTTTCCGTTCTGCACGATTGAACCCAATGTGGGTGAGGTCGGCGTGCCGGACGCGCGTCTGGACAAGCTGGCGGCAATCGCCGGCTCCAAGCAGATCATCCCGACCCGGATGACATTTGTCGACATCGCCGGCCTGGTCAAAGGCGCGTCGCAGGGCGAAGGCCTGGGCAACCAGTTCCTGGCCAACATCCGTGAAACCGACGCAATTGCCCATGTGCTGCGCTGTTTTGAAGACGGCGACGTGACCCATGTGGAGGGCCGCGTCGACCCCGTCGCGGACGCCGAGGTGATCGAGACAGAGCTGATGCTGTCGGACCTTGAAAGCATCGAAAAGCGCCGCGCCAATCTGGTTCGCAAGCTGAAGGGCAACGACAAGGAGGCTTTGCAGCAGGACCGGCTGCTGGCCGCCGCGCAAGCGATGCTGGAAGACGGCAAGCCCGCCCGCCTGGTCGAGGTTGACGCCGATGACGCCAAGGCCTGGAAGATGCTGCAGCTTTTGACCACCAAGCCGGTGCTCTATGTCTGCAACGTGGGCGAGTCGGAATCGGTCGAAGGCAACGCGCATTCCGCCAAAGTGGCCGAAATGGCCGCGGCGCAGGGCAATTCCCATGTGATCATCTCGGCCCAGATCGAGGAAGAAATCAGCCAGCTGGACGCCGACGAAGCCCAGATGTTCCTGGAGGAAATGGGCCTGGCCGAGGCCGGTCTCGACCGATTGATCCGCGCAGGTTATGAGCTGCTGCACCTGGAGACGTATTTCACTGTCGGCCCCAAGGAAGCCCGCGCCTGGACCATCCGCACCGGCACCGCAGCGCCGCAAGCGGCCGGCGTGATCCATGGCGATTTCGAGAAGGGTTTCATCCGCGCCGAGACCATCGCCTATGACGAATTCATCGCCTGCAATGGCGAGCAAGGCGCCAAGGAAGCCGGCAAGATGCGGGCGGAAGGCAAAAGCTATGTCGTCAAAGACGGCGATGTTCTGCACTTCCTGTTCAGTAAGTAA
- the trpA gene encoding tryptophan synthase subunit alpha, with translation MTRIDAKFADLKAAGKKAFVTYVMAGDPDYDTSLEVVKGLPGAGVDIIELGLPFTDPMADGQTIQLAGQRALDGGMTLEKTLQLAADFRKTDDTTPIVLMGYYNPIYNRGVDTFLEDAKAAGIDGLIVVDLPPEEDDELCIPAQKAGLNFIRLATPTTDDARLPKVLQNTSGFVYYVSITGITGAAEAEATDVGPEVARIKAATDLPIIVGFGINTPLKAQNIASISDGAVVGSAIVSQIGAGKSPDEVLAFVKSLADGAHKG, from the coding sequence ATGACCCGCATTGATGCCAAATTCGCCGACCTGAAAGCCGCCGGAAAGAAAGCCTTTGTCACCTATGTGATGGCGGGCGACCCCGACTATGACACCTCGCTGGAAGTGGTCAAAGGGCTGCCGGGCGCCGGTGTGGACATTATTGAGCTGGGCCTGCCGTTCACCGATCCGATGGCTGACGGGCAGACCATCCAGCTGGCAGGCCAACGCGCGCTGGACGGCGGTATGACGCTGGAGAAGACGCTGCAGCTGGCGGCAGATTTCCGCAAAACCGACGACACCACCCCGATCGTGCTGATGGGCTATTACAACCCGATTTATAACCGTGGCGTCGATACCTTCCTGGAGGACGCCAAGGCGGCCGGCATTGACGGTCTGATCGTGGTGGACCTGCCGCCGGAAGAAGATGACGAGCTTTGCATCCCGGCGCAAAAAGCGGGGCTGAACTTTATCCGCCTGGCCACCCCGACCACCGATGATGCGCGCCTGCCCAAGGTGCTGCAGAACACTTCGGGCTTTGTCTATTACGTCTCGATCACCGGCATCACCGGCGCGGCAGAGGCCGAGGCCACCGACGTCGGCCCCGAGGTTGCCCGCATCAAGGCGGCCACCGATCTGCCGATTATCGTGGGCTTTGGCATCAACACGCCCTTGAAGGCGCAGAACATCGCCTCAATCTCGGACGGCGCCGTGGTGGGCAGCGCCATTGTCAGCCAGATCGGCGCAGGCAAGTCGCCGGATGAGGTGCTGGCATTTGTGAAATCGCTGGCGGATGGCGCCCATAAGGGCTGA
- a CDS encoding LapA family protein, translating into MRYIRYAVLGSLAIVLVSVALANRSFVELKLMPSALGELFGFNFTIALPLFAVVLGGVGAGLVIGFLWEWLREHKHRSEAAQKTREARRLNREVSKLKKQKNEGKDEVLALLEDAG; encoded by the coding sequence ATGCGTTACATTCGCTACGCGGTTCTGGGGTCTCTGGCCATTGTGCTGGTGTCGGTTGCCCTTGCCAACCGGTCTTTTGTTGAGCTGAAACTGATGCCCTCGGCACTGGGCGAGCTTTTTGGTTTCAACTTCACCATTGCGCTGCCGCTGTTTGCGGTGGTGCTGGGCGGGGTTGGCGCCGGGCTGGTGATCGGCTTCCTGTGGGAATGGCTGCGCGAGCATAAGCACCGCAGCGAAGCCGCGCAGAAGACGCGCGAGGCGCGCAGGCTGAACCGCGAAGTGAGCAAGCTGAAAAAGCAGAAGAACGAAGGCAAAGACGAAGTTCTGGCGCTTTTGGAAGACGCAGGCTGA
- a CDS encoding phosphoribosylanthranilate isomerase has product MTEIRVKICGLSALQDVAAVAGAGAAYAGFVFFPKSPRHVSIEQAAALAVEAPAGLCKVALTVNAADAELDAITAAVPLDMLQLHGKESPQRVAEVRARYGLPVMKAVGIADAADLPQIALYEQVADQLLIDAKPPKEATLPGGNGLAFDWRLLAGRKYWQKPWMLAGGLTPDNVAEAIRMTGARQVDVSSGVENAPGQKDAALIEVFTRAAHAARG; this is encoded by the coding sequence ATGACAGAGATCCGGGTCAAGATCTGCGGCCTCAGCGCGCTGCAGGATGTTGCGGCCGTTGCCGGGGCAGGGGCGGCTTATGCCGGTTTTGTGTTTTTTCCCAAATCCCCGCGCCACGTCAGCATCGAACAGGCCGCAGCTTTGGCTGTCGAGGCCCCCGCCGGTCTGTGCAAGGTGGCGCTGACAGTTAACGCCGCAGATGCAGAGCTTGATGCGATCACAGCCGCGGTGCCGCTGGATATGTTGCAGCTCCATGGCAAAGAAAGCCCGCAGAGGGTGGCCGAGGTGCGCGCCCGCTACGGCCTGCCGGTGATGAAGGCAGTGGGCATCGCCGATGCCGCCGACCTGCCGCAGATTGCGCTTTATGAACAGGTGGCCGATCAGCTCTTGATCGACGCCAAACCACCCAAGGAAGCCACGCTGCCCGGTGGCAATGGTCTGGCCTTTGACTGGCGGCTGCTGGCGGGCCGCAAGTACTGGCAGAAACCCTGGATGCTGGCCGGCGGCCTGACCCCGGACAACGTCGCCGAGGCGATCCGTATGACCGGTGCGCGTCAGGTCGATGTCTCCTCCGGTGTTGAAAACGCGCCGGGACAGAAAGACGCCGCGCTAATCGAAGTTTTCACCCGGGCGGCGCACGCTGCCCGCGGCTGA
- a CDS encoding alpha-hydroxy acid oxidase yields the protein MPVITNINDLKRIYERRVPRMFFDYAESGSWTEQTFRENTTDFEQIRLRQRVAVDMTGRTTAAQMIGQDVAMPVALAPVGLMGMQHADGEIKAARAAEAFGVPFTLSTMSINSIEEVAEATSKPFWFQLYTMKDEDYIRRLIQRAKDAKCSALVITLDLQILGQRHKDLKNGLSAPPKLTPATIANLMTKWTWGLQMLGAKRRNFGNIVGHVHSVSDTSQLGAWTAEQFDPALDWGKVELLMEMWGGKVILKGVLDAEDARMAAKLGADAIVVSNHGGRQLDGALSSIRMLPEIMDAVGSDVEVHLDSGIRSGQDVLKALALGATGTMIGRAFVYGLGARGQKGVAEALEVIRKELDTTMALCGERSVDGLGRHNLLVPQDFGGRWQE from the coding sequence GTGCCGGTGATCACAAATATCAACGACCTGAAGCGCATCTATGAACGCCGTGTGCCGCGGATGTTTTTCGACTATGCCGAAAGCGGCAGCTGGACCGAACAGACCTTCCGCGAGAATACCACGGACTTCGAGCAGATCCGCCTGCGCCAGCGGGTGGCGGTGGATATGACGGGGCGGACAACCGCGGCCCAAATGATCGGTCAGGATGTGGCGATGCCGGTGGCGCTGGCACCGGTGGGGCTGATGGGGATGCAGCACGCCGATGGCGAGATCAAGGCGGCGCGGGCCGCCGAGGCGTTCGGGGTGCCGTTCACCCTGTCCACCATGTCGATCAATTCGATCGAGGAAGTGGCGGAAGCGACCTCCAAGCCATTCTGGTTCCAGCTCTACACGATGAAGGACGAGGACTATATCCGCCGCCTGATCCAGCGGGCCAAGGATGCCAAATGCTCGGCGCTGGTGATCACGCTGGATCTGCAGATCCTGGGCCAGCGCCATAAGGATCTGAAGAACGGGCTGTCGGCGCCGCCCAAGCTGACCCCCGCGACCATCGCCAACCTGATGACGAAATGGACCTGGGGGTTGCAGATGCTGGGTGCCAAGCGGCGCAACTTCGGCAATATCGTCGGCCATGTGCACAGCGTTTCGGACACCTCGCAGCTGGGCGCCTGGACGGCCGAGCAGTTCGACCCGGCGCTGGACTGGGGCAAGGTCGAACTGCTGATGGAAATGTGGGGCGGCAAGGTGATCCTGAAGGGGGTCCTTGACGCTGAGGACGCGAGGATGGCCGCCAAACTGGGCGCCGATGCCATCGTCGTTTCGAACCACGGCGGGCGGCAGCTGGACGGCGCGCTGAGTTCGATCAGGATGCTGCCGGAAATCATGGATGCTGTGGGCAGTGACGTCGAGGTGCATCTGGACAGCGGCATCCGCTCTGGCCAGGACGTGCTGAAGGCACTGGCGCTGGGCGCCACCGGCACCATGATCGGGCGCGCCTTTGTTTACGGCCTGGGGGCAAGGGGCCAAAAGGGTGTTGCCGAGGCGCTGGAGGTGATTCGCAAGGAGCTGGACACCACCATGGCACTGTGCGGCGAACGTTCGGTTGACGGCTTGGGGCGCCATAATCTGCTGGTGCCGCAGGATTTCGGCGGGCGCTGGCAGGAATAA
- the ihfB gene encoding integration host factor subunit beta, producing MIRSELIQMIADENPHLYQRDVERIVNTVFEEVTDAMSRGDRVELRGFGAFSVKKRDSRTGRNPRTGETVHVDEKHVPFFKTGKLLRDRLNGKA from the coding sequence ATGATCCGCTCTGAGTTGATTCAGATGATTGCAGACGAAAACCCGCACCTGTATCAGCGGGATGTGGAGAGGATCGTGAACACGGTGTTCGAGGAAGTGACCGATGCGATGTCCCGCGGCGACCGGGTTGAGCTGCGCGGCTTTGGCGCCTTTTCGGTCAAAAAGCGGGACTCGCGGACCGGCCGCAATCCCCGCACCGGTGAAACGGTCCATGTCGATGAAAAACATGTGCCGTTCTTCAAGACTGGTAAGCTCTTGAGGGACCGCCTGAACGGGAAAGCCTGA
- a CDS encoding ammonium transporter gives MSTIHAQQVTLNSLVQNILYASGIVGAILVVVGLLLIDAGTARRRNLFNSTIEKTLGFFLGFATYYIIGFGLWAGQYYIMEGATMMDSIKDWWLGGALTNAMAHHTDPGTFPGLNTFQIFIFFLAVFAGIINILLHFAVSERMKASAYFITCIVATVVSSALSWATWGSVGPLTNAGFHDFFGVGFVYLFPAGMALVFTPKLGARPGMMAPHPRISAYLAPSIGLCAPGLLLIFAGLPMVILSCLFFFDPEALAVSITMADTSVGIAINNYALVWAGGAVTGLLIAYATGKYAYTLLGPLAGYVAGASGFDVYLPWQAFIVGLVAPFAAYAVYEFTLKRGIDEHKLFPLFLGCGTLGMVMLGLFKAGTPRGGYFGVEEGAYAFQHGEISLVMQLAGTAVCIGTGVVTALVLSFILERTVGMRVPEDDQIDGLDGKNWDLEPDVVTHADSLQRA, from the coding sequence GTGAGCACGATACACGCTCAGCAAGTTACGCTGAATTCACTGGTGCAGAATATTCTGTACGCTTCTGGGATCGTCGGGGCCATTCTGGTCGTCGTCGGCCTGCTGCTGATCGACGCAGGCACTGCCCGGCGCAGGAATCTGTTCAACTCGACGATTGAAAAGACACTGGGATTCTTCCTGGGGTTTGCGACCTACTATATCATCGGTTTTGGCCTGTGGGCCGGGCAGTATTACATCATGGAAGGCGCGACCATGATGGACTCCATCAAGGATTGGTGGCTGGGCGGCGCCCTGACCAATGCGATGGCGCATCATACGGATCCCGGGACCTTTCCGGGGCTGAACACCTTCCAGATCTTCATCTTTTTCCTGGCGGTGTTTGCCGGCATCATCAACATTCTGCTTCATTTCGCGGTGTCGGAACGGATGAAGGCCTCGGCCTATTTCATCACCTGCATTGTGGCCACGGTGGTGTCCTCAGCCCTCAGCTGGGCGACCTGGGGGTCGGTCGGGCCGCTGACCAATGCGGGCTTCCACGACTTCTTTGGTGTGGGTTTCGTGTATCTGTTCCCGGCCGGAATGGCGCTGGTATTCACCCCCAAGCTGGGCGCGCGCCCCGGCATGATGGCGCCGCACCCGCGGATCTCGGCCTATCTGGCACCGAGCATCGGGTTGTGCGCTCCGGGCCTTCTGCTGATCTTTGCCGGCCTGCCGATGGTGATCCTGTCCTGCCTGTTCTTCTTTGATCCGGAAGCGCTGGCAGTCAGCATCACCATGGCCGACACCAGCGTCGGCATCGCAATCAACAATTACGCGTTGGTCTGGGCCGGCGGCGCAGTGACCGGCTTGCTGATCGCCTATGCTACCGGCAAATACGCCTATACCCTGCTGGGTCCGCTGGCGGGCTATGTCGCCGGCGCGTCCGGGTTCGACGTCTACCTGCCCTGGCAGGCGTTCATTGTCGGGCTTGTGGCGCCCTTTGCGGCCTATGCGGTTTATGAGTTCACGCTGAAGCGCGGCATCGACGAGCACAAGCTGTTCCCGCTGTTCCTGGGCTGCGGCACCCTGGGCATGGTGATGCTGGGCCTGTTCAAGGCCGGCACCCCGCGCGGCGGTTACTTCGGGGTAGAGGAAGGCGCCTATGCGTTCCAGCACGGGGAAATCTCGCTGGTGATGCAGCTGGCGGGCACGGCTGTCTGCATCGGCACCGGTGTTGTCACTGCGCTGGTTCTGTCTTTCATCCTGGAGCGGACCGTGGGAATGCGGGTGCCGGAGGACGACCAGATCGACGGGCTGGACGGCAAGAACTGGGACCTGGAGCCGGATGTGGTCACCCACGCGGACAGCCTGCAGCGCGCCTGA
- a CDS encoding acyloxyacyl hydrolase: MKQTALLAAAFCAAAAMPAAAQEMTLGLGYSNYSRAGSEDSALFAVEYLHAPFHEGRLLSARFGAALEVQETGDVFAGVGISGVVDLNNNWFIETSVMPGAYHESSLGNDLGSTFEIRSLLAVGKRFHNGKAVSLALSHKSNASTADQNPGVNSLTLRWHIPLNR; encoded by the coding sequence ATGAAACAGACAGCTTTGCTGGCGGCCGCGTTTTGTGCTGCTGCAGCCATGCCTGCTGCCGCCCAGGAAATGACGCTGGGGCTGGGCTATTCCAATTACTCCCGTGCGGGTTCCGAAGACAGCGCGCTGTTTGCGGTGGAGTATCTGCACGCGCCGTTCCACGAGGGGCGGCTGCTGTCGGCGCGGTTCGGCGCCGCGCTGGAGGTACAGGAGACCGGCGATGTATTTGCCGGCGTCGGCATCAGCGGCGTGGTTGACCTGAACAACAACTGGTTCATTGAGACCAGCGTGATGCCGGGCGCTTATCACGAAAGCTCACTGGGCAATGATCTGGGCTCCACCTTTGAAATCCGCAGCCTGCTGGCGGTTGGCAAGCGGTTTCACAATGGCAAGGCGGTGTCGCTGGCGCTTAGCCACAAATCCAACGCCTCGACCGCGGATCAGAACCCGGGCGTGAATTCGCTGACGCTGCGCTGGCATATTCCGCTGAACCGCTAA
- the trpB gene encoding tryptophan synthase subunit beta, with translation MADDLFNSFMNGPDEQGRFGIFGGRFVSETLMPLILSLEAEYNRAKDDPAFWAEMRDLWTHYVGRPSPLYHAERLSAELGGAKIYMKRDELNHTGAHKVNNVLGQILLARRMGKTRIIAETGAGQHGVATATVCAKFGLKCIVYMGAHDVKRQAPNVFRMRLLGAEVIPVTSGRGTLKDAMNDALRDWVTNVRDTFYCIGTAAGPHPYPAMVRDFQSIIGKEVRWQLAEQEGEGRLPDTVIAAIGGGSNAIGLFHPFLDDPSVKIIGVEAGGKGVDDRIQHCASLTGGRPGVLHGNRTYLLQDEDGQIQEGYSISAGLDYPGIGPEHSWLHESGRAEYVSITDKEALEAFLVSCRTEGIIPALEPSHALAHVMKIAPKLPSDHIIVMNMCGRGDKDVFTVAKHLGFDMSDTEEGRSFEE, from the coding sequence ATGGCCGACGATCTTTTCAACAGCTTCATGAACGGTCCGGATGAACAGGGGCGTTTTGGCATCTTTGGCGGGCGGTTTGTCTCGGAAACCCTGATGCCGCTGATCCTGAGCCTTGAGGCAGAATACAACCGGGCCAAGGACGACCCTGCCTTTTGGGCGGAGATGAGGGATCTGTGGACGCATTACGTCGGCCGTCCCAGCCCGCTCTACCACGCCGAGCGTCTGAGCGCCGAATTGGGCGGCGCCAAGATCTATATGAAGCGTGACGAGCTGAACCACACCGGTGCGCATAAGGTGAACAACGTGCTGGGCCAGATCCTGCTGGCACGCCGTATGGGCAAGACCCGGATCATCGCCGAGACAGGTGCAGGCCAGCACGGGGTGGCCACCGCCACTGTCTGCGCCAAGTTCGGCCTTAAGTGCATCGTCTACATGGGCGCCCATGATGTGAAGCGCCAGGCACCGAACGTGTTCCGCATGCGCCTTTTGGGTGCTGAAGTGATCCCGGTCACCTCGGGCCGCGGCACCCTGAAGGACGCGATGAATGACGCGCTGCGCGACTGGGTGACCAATGTGCGCGATACCTTCTATTGCATCGGCACCGCCGCAGGTCCGCACCCGTATCCGGCGATGGTGCGCGATTTCCAGTCGATCATCGGCAAAGAGGTCCGCTGGCAGCTGGCCGAGCAGGAAGGCGAAGGCCGCCTGCCGGACACTGTGATCGCCGCGATCGGCGGCGGCTCTAACGCCATCGGCCTGTTCCACCCGTTCCTTGATGACCCCTCGGTGAAAATCATCGGGGTTGAGGCCGGCGGCAAAGGTGTGGATGACCGGATCCAGCATTGCGCATCGCTGACTGGCGGACGCCCCGGCGTGCTGCATGGCAACCGCACCTATCTGCTGCAGGATGAAGACGGGCAAATTCAGGAAGGTTATTCGATTTCCGCCGGTCTGGATTATCCGGGCATCGGCCCCGAACATTCCTGGCTGCATGAATCGGGGCGCGCTGAATATGTCTCGATCACCGACAAGGAAGCGCTGGAAGCCTTCCTGGTCAGCTGCCGCACCGAAGGCATCATACCGGCGCTGGAGCCCAGCCACGCGCTGGCCCATGTGATGAAGATCGCGCCCAAGCTGCCGTCGGACCACATCATTGTGATGAACATGTGCGGCCGCGGCGACAAGGACGTGTTCACCGTTGCCAAGCATCTGGGCTTCGATATGTCCGACACCGAAGAAGGCCGCAGCTTCGAGGAGTAA
- a CDS encoding antibiotic biosynthesis monooxygenase family protein, producing MSYIAMNRFKIRPGREADFETIWKQRESRLKELKGFREFRLLKGPEGKDHLLYSSHVIWDSREDFEAWTKSEQFRAAHRDAGKREGESPILGHPQFEGFETVLHEA from the coding sequence ATGAGCTACATCGCCATGAACCGCTTCAAGATCCGCCCGGGCCGCGAAGCCGATTTTGAGACCATCTGGAAACAGCGGGAAAGCCGCTTGAAAGAGCTGAAGGGGTTCCGCGAATTCCGTCTGCTGAAAGGCCCGGAAGGCAAGGATCACCTTCTCTATTCCAGCCATGTGATCTGGGACAGCCGCGAAGATTTTGAGGCCTGGACCAAATCCGAACAGTTCCGCGCTGCGCACCGCGATGCAGGCAAGCGCGAAGGCGAAAGCCCGATCCTGGGGCATCCGCAGTTCGAAGGCTTCGAAACCGTCCTGCATGAGGCCTGA